From a single Plasmodium coatneyi strain Hackeri chromosome 4, complete sequence genomic region:
- a CDS encoding Heat shock 40 kDa protein has product DYYSILGVSKDCTTNDLKKAYRKLAMMWHPDKHKDVKSKKEAEEKFKNIAEAYDVLSDEEKRKIYDAYGEEGLKGSIPTGGGTYVYSGVDPSELFSRIFGSDGHFSFSSGFDDDFSPFSTFVNMTSRKARPSASTNVNNNNYNSKPATFEVPLSLTLEELYSGCKKKLKITRKRFMGSKSYEEDNFVSIDVKAGWKDGTKITFYGEGDQLSPMSQPGDLVFKVKTKTHDRFVRESNNLIYKCPVPLDKALTGFQFIVKTLDNRDLNVRVDEIVTPQTKKIVSKEGMPSSKMPNTKGDLIVEFDIIFPKNLTSEKKKIIREALVNTF; this is encoded by the exons GACTACTATTCCATTCTCGGGGTGAGCAAAGATTGCACCACAAATGACCTGAAGAAGGCGTACAGGAAGCTAGCCATGATGTGGCACCCGGACAAACATAAAGATGTCAAGtccaaaaaggaagcagaggaaaaattcaaaaacaTCGCAGAGGCGTATGATGTCCTGTCTGATgaagagaagagaaaaatttatgaTGCCTATGGGGAGGAGGGACTCAAGGGTTCCATCCCCACGGGTGGGGGCACCTACGTGTATAGCGGTGTGGACCCTTCGGAGTTGTTCAGTCGTATTTTTGGCTCCGATGgccacttttccttctcctccggTTTTGACGAtgacttttctcctttctccACGTTTGTGAATATGACGTCCCGGAAGGCGAGACCCTCCGCGTCTACAA ACgtaaacaacaacaactacaACAGCAAACCCGCCACATTTGAAGTGCCGCTCTCACTAACCCTGGAAGAACTCTACAGcgggtgtaaaaaaaagctaaaaatAACCCGAAAAAGATTCATGGGTTCTAAAAGCTACGAAGAGGACAATTTCGTAAGCATAGATGTAAAGGCAGGCTGGAAGGatggaacaaaaataacTTTCTATGGAGAAGGAGACCAGCTCTCCCCAATGAGTCAACCAGGCGACTTGGTTTTCaaagtaaaaacaaaaacacaCGACAGATTTGTACGCGAGTCAAACAATTTAATATACAAATGCCCCGTACCACTGGATAAAGCTTTAACTGGCTTCCAGTTCATTGTGAAGACGTTAGATAACAGAGACCTAAACGTACGAGTAGATGAAATTGTTACCCcccaaacgaaaaaaattgtgtcgAAAGAAGGTATgccttcttcaaaaatgcCCAACACCAAGGGAGATCTTATCGTAGAATTTGACATTATATTTCCAAAAAACTTGACTagcgaaaagaagaaaattatacGAGAAGCGCTAGTTAATacattctaa
- a CDS encoding Serine/threonine protein kinase, whose product MREILRRHDKVTPLVKKEKGGQCFVNDYRVVHTVKEDKLSKVILCEREGKLYAIKKYKKKVLLKQREFHKNSHCTQVVVRSKYDDLKNELEILADIKNDYCLTCDEIIANEDEIYVVNSYMENEGILQYDGIFFVLRKDEPWFVPLPVIKCVAKCILKSFVYIHTKKNICHRDVKPSNIFWNRSGTIKLGDFGESQYMNNGMIRGTKGTYEFMPPEFFSSGKCYSGDKVDIWSLGITLYALFYRVIPFVQKESLLQLFRDIGKADVQYPLNRNYFLNEYTKKEVPSCGPSLLSTDIDFLKNLLRRDPGERSTSEVALNHEWLKDVDYACLEQYAKEIYKNRTKL is encoded by the exons ATGCGGGAGATTCTGAGGCGGCACGATAAAGTCACTCCGCTGgtgaagaaagagaagggcGGTCAGTGCTTCGTGAACGATTACCGTGTTGTGCACACGGTCAAGGAAG ACAAACTCAGTAAAGTAATTTTATGCGAACGGGAGGGAAAACTTTACgcgataaaaaaatacaaaaaaaaggtcttACTGAAACAAAGGGAGTTTCATAAGAACAGCCACTGCACCCAAGTGGTCGTGCGTTCCAAATACGACGACTTAAAAAACGAATTAGAAATTCTGGcagacataaaaaatgattattGCCTGACCTGCGACGAAATCATAGCAAATGAGGACGAAATTTATGTTGTGAATAGTTACATGGAGAATGAGGGAATACTCCAGTACgatggcattttttttgtcctacGGAAGGATGAGCCATGGTTTGTTCCCCTTCCCGTTATCAAGTGTGTAGCTAAGTGTATCTTAAAATCGTTCGTTTACATCCACACGAAGAAGAACATATGTCATCGGGATGTGAAGCCGTCGAATATTTTCTGGAACCGGAGCGGGACAATCAAGTTGGGCGACTTTGGTGAATCCCAGTACATGAACAACGGGATGATACGCGGCACCAAG GGCACCTATGAATTCATGCCACCCGAGTTCTTCTCCAGCGGAAAGTGCTACTCCGGAGATAAGGTAGACATATGGAGTCTGGGCATCACCCTCTACGCCCTGTTCTACCGCGTTATCCCATTTGTCCAGAAGGAGTCCCTGCTTCAGTTATTCCGAGACATAGGCAAAGCCGACGTGCAGTATCCCCTCAatagaaattattttttaaatgaatacaCGAAAAAAGAGGTGCCTTCATGTGGCCCCAGTTTGTTAAGCACGGACATCGATTTTTTGAAGAATCTTTTGAGGAGGGATCCAGGGGAGAGATCCACGTCGGAAGTGGCACTC AATCACGAATGGCTAAAGGACGTCGACTACGCCTGCCTAGAGCAATACGCAAAGGAAATCTATAAGAACAGGACGAAGTTATAG